A window of the Haloarcula rubripromontorii genome harbors these coding sequences:
- a CDS encoding amidohydrolase family protein: MERIEGTILAGRSFEPVHGSVVVEDGYITAVEETPARESDHDRIVLPAFVNAHTHVGDSVAKEAAVGLGLEEAVVPPDSLKHQQIAAADDETLITAMHRTLRFMQRTGSAGFLDFREFGVDGARALRKAAEGLDIEPFIFGSDDSAVLDVADGFGASGANDDDFTAQRAAASERSVPFAIHAGEPDATDIHPALDLEPDLLVHMVHAEAEHLERVADENVPIAVCPRANRVLGVGRPPIETLLEYTDVALGTDNVMLNAPSMFREMEYTAKTFDLPSRTVLQMATTAGAEAVGLDCGVIEPGRRAALLVLDGDSDNLSAVADPVDAVVRRASPLDIERVVC, from the coding sequence ATGGAGCGAATCGAAGGCACTATCCTTGCCGGGCGGTCGTTCGAACCAGTCCACGGGAGCGTTGTCGTCGAAGACGGGTACATCACAGCTGTCGAGGAGACGCCGGCCCGCGAAAGCGACCACGACCGCATTGTTCTGCCAGCATTCGTAAACGCTCACACCCACGTTGGCGACTCCGTTGCGAAGGAGGCGGCCGTCGGTCTTGGACTGGAGGAGGCGGTGGTACCGCCCGACAGCCTGAAACACCAGCAGATCGCAGCGGCCGACGACGAGACGCTGATTACCGCGATGCACCGCACGCTTCGGTTCATGCAGCGAACCGGCAGCGCGGGGTTTCTCGACTTTCGGGAGTTCGGCGTCGACGGGGCACGTGCGCTCCGCAAGGCCGCGGAGGGACTCGATATCGAGCCGTTCATCTTCGGGAGCGACGACTCCGCGGTGCTGGATGTGGCCGACGGGTTCGGTGCCAGTGGCGCGAATGACGACGATTTCACCGCTCAGCGGGCTGCTGCTTCGGAGCGGTCAGTCCCGTTCGCGATCCACGCCGGCGAACCGGACGCCACCGATATCCACCCGGCACTAGATCTGGAGCCGGACCTGCTGGTCCACATGGTCCATGCCGAGGCGGAGCACCTCGAGCGTGTGGCCGACGAGAACGTTCCCATCGCGGTCTGTCCCCGTGCGAACCGCGTCCTCGGGGTCGGCCGGCCGCCGATTGAGACGCTGCTGGAGTACACGGACGTAGCGCTCGGGACGGACAACGTGATGCTGAATGCCCCATCTATGTTCCGTGAGATGGAGTACACCGCGAAGACGTTCGACCTCCCCTCGCGGACGGTGCTTCAGATGGCGACGACCGCCGGAGCCGAAGCAGTTGGCCTCGACTGTGGTGTCATCGAACCCGGCCGCCGGGCCGCACTACTGGTACTCGATGGCGACTCGGACAATCTCTCGGCCGTCGCGGACCCGGTCGACGCGGTTGTTCGGCGAGCGTCTCCGCTGGATATCGAACGAGTTGTCTGCTGA
- a CDS encoding alpha/beta fold hydrolase: protein MCSGTTVPESRALSPDDWPHPAERRYADAQARLADHYDLDVESRVTETEAAGRVHYLVGGDPDGDPVFLLHGVGTPAATWLPLFPSLTDEYRVYAPDRPGLGLSAAPSYRNRDLRSFFVAYLLELLDALAIDRPHVVGNSHGGLQSFLLALDHDRVDRLQLVGAPGGVSRDFPLLFRLLTVRGLNRVLLWLLTRGDPVENARQSMQRVNVVDTAAIPGVFYELLAAGQGLPGRRESQQSLATVQGSYGRAHPLFDIRNEIVRIDRPTQFVWGTEDAFWSPTVGRPVAEKMPNAAFHELPGHGHTPWLEPSAEVAELVRAFCDGREYTK, encoded by the coding sequence ATGTGTAGCGGTACCACAGTTCCCGAGAGCCGTGCGCTGTCGCCAGACGACTGGCCGCATCCGGCTGAACGCCGGTACGCGGACGCCCAGGCCCGCCTCGCCGACCACTACGACCTCGACGTTGAGTCACGAGTGACAGAGACGGAGGCAGCGGGTCGTGTTCACTACCTCGTCGGCGGGGACCCGGATGGCGACCCAGTCTTTCTGCTCCACGGCGTCGGAACGCCGGCGGCGACGTGGCTGCCGCTGTTCCCCTCGCTCACCGACGAGTACCGCGTGTACGCTCCCGACCGACCCGGACTCGGCCTTTCGGCCGCGCCGAGCTACAGGAACCGGGACCTCCGGTCGTTTTTTGTGGCGTACCTGCTGGAGCTGCTCGATGCGCTCGCTATCGACCGGCCCCACGTAGTCGGCAACTCCCACGGCGGCCTCCAGTCGTTCCTGCTCGCCCTCGACCACGACCGCGTGGACCGACTGCAACTGGTCGGTGCGCCGGGCGGCGTCTCGCGGGACTTTCCGCTCCTGTTTCGCCTGCTGACGGTTCGCGGTCTCAACAGAGTCCTGCTGTGGCTGCTTACCCGCGGCGACCCGGTGGAAAACGCGAGGCAGTCGATGCAGCGGGTCAATGTCGTCGACACCGCAGCGATACCGGGCGTGTTCTACGAACTGCTCGCCGCCGGCCAAGGTCTACCTGGGCGTCGGGAAAGCCAGCAGTCGCTGGCGACTGTACAGGGGTCGTACGGCCGCGCTCACCCCCTCTTTGACATCCGGAACGAAATTGTGCGAATAGACCGTCCGACGCAGTTCGTCTGGGGCACGGAGGACGCCTTCTGGTCACCAACCGTGGGCCGTCCTGTCGCCGAAAAGATGCCAAACGCCGCGTTCCACGAACTTCCGGGACACGGCCATACGCCGTGGCTGGAGCCCAGTGCCGAAGTCGCAGAACTGGTTCGTGCGTTCTGCGATGGACGAGAATATACAAAATAA
- a CDS encoding Nif3-like dinuclear metal center hexameric protein has product MNAGDIAARLDDRLDIEAYTDIDASPNGLQVGPATHPVEHVAFAVDAAVETIDRAAEAGADLLVTHHGIVWGGMERVTDTNYRRVAPLIDNDLALYVAHLPLDGHQSLGNAAGVADLLDLDTRAPFGAMGGEHIGQQGTLAEPQTVSELAESLEGNIDTGGQSVQVLDFGPSTVEDVAIVTGSGVDWLQEAVEADADVLVTGEGKQKAFHEAREQGIHVILAGHYATETFGVQSLQTVAEDWGLETTYIDCPTGL; this is encoded by the coding sequence ATGAACGCAGGAGACATCGCAGCACGTCTCGACGATAGACTCGACATCGAGGCCTACACCGACATCGACGCCAGTCCGAACGGCCTGCAGGTCGGGCCGGCGACCCACCCGGTCGAGCACGTCGCCTTCGCGGTCGATGCGGCCGTCGAGACCATCGACCGCGCCGCCGAGGCGGGCGCTGACCTCCTCGTAACGCACCACGGCATCGTCTGGGGCGGGATGGAGCGCGTGACGGACACCAACTACCGCCGTGTCGCACCGCTGATCGACAACGACCTGGCGCTGTACGTCGCTCATCTCCCGCTGGACGGGCATCAGTCGCTTGGTAACGCCGCCGGTGTTGCTGACTTGCTGGACCTCGATACCCGTGCCCCGTTCGGGGCGATGGGTGGCGAACATATTGGCCAGCAAGGGACCCTTGCAGAGCCACAGACAGTCTCCGAACTCGCAGAATCCCTCGAAGGAAATATAGACACTGGTGGGCAGTCAGTTCAGGTTCTGGACTTCGGTCCGTCGACTGTCGAGGATGTCGCCATCGTCACCGGCAGCGGCGTCGACTGGCTGCAGGAGGCCGTCGAGGCGGACGCTGACGTACTCGTCACTGGCGAGGGGAAACAGAAGGCCTTCCACGAGGCGCGCGAGCAGGGAATCCACGTCATTCTCGCCGGCCATTACGCGACGGAGACGTTCGGCGTCCAGTCGCTCCAGACCGTCGCCGAGGACTGGGGGCTGGAGACGACCTACATCGACTGCCCGACCGGCCTCTGA
- a CDS encoding transcription elongation protein SprT: protein MANSVSYEGIKSDADLIAWSRAYCQRVRREYGVSVRFDLVDWDVSHRAKRRAAAVKRPKLDDAAVGERYDWGSLDGSDGRPLRCTVSLTWDAFSAFDRDTWEMTLRHELIHVEQYQRDGTTDHGHAFRERADQLDTDVHCPAFTDPKYVLICGACGCLVARRYQDCKLVEQRQQYRSDCCGASLKLG, encoded by the coding sequence ATGGCCAATTCTGTTTCGTACGAGGGTATCAAATCGGATGCGGACCTTATCGCTTGGTCGCGGGCGTACTGTCAGCGAGTTCGCCGCGAGTATGGTGTTTCCGTTCGGTTCGATCTCGTCGACTGGGACGTGTCCCACCGGGCCAAGCGCCGAGCCGCTGCGGTCAAGCGACCGAAGCTGGACGACGCCGCCGTCGGCGAGCGGTACGACTGGGGCAGTCTCGACGGGAGCGACGGCCGCCCGCTCCGGTGTACGGTATCGCTGACCTGGGACGCGTTTTCGGCCTTTGACAGGGACACCTGGGAGATGACGCTGCGTCACGAACTCATCCACGTCGAACAGTACCAGCGCGACGGGACGACTGACCACGGGCACGCGTTTCGAGAACGGGCCGACCAGCTCGACACCGACGTTCACTGTCCAGCCTTCACCGACCCGAAGTACGTCCTCATCTGCGGGGCGTGTGGCTGTCTCGTCGCCCGCCGCTATCAAGACTGCAAGCTTGTCGAGCAACGCCAGCAGTACCGCTCTGACTGCTGTGGGGCCTCGCTGAAGCTGGGCTGA
- a CDS encoding AzlD domain-containing protein, translating into MATNYGPVEIAGVIAVIGVLTYACRLSFIALFGRLDEIPPVVERVLRFVPAAVLAALVLPSFVTLDATGFAADKFVAGALAAGVAWQTEDVFATMVTGMGVLWAIRFLL; encoded by the coding sequence ATGGCGACTAACTACGGCCCGGTTGAGATCGCCGGCGTAATCGCTGTCATCGGCGTGTTGACGTACGCCTGTCGGCTCTCCTTTATCGCGCTGTTCGGTCGGCTCGACGAGATTCCGCCGGTCGTCGAACGGGTATTGCGGTTCGTCCCCGCTGCCGTTCTCGCTGCCCTCGTCCTCCCGTCGTTCGTGACCCTCGATGCCACCGGTTTCGCCGCGGACAAGTTCGTCGCTGGCGCGCTCGCGGCCGGTGTCGCCTGGCAGACCGAGGACGTGTTCGCGACAATGGTGACCGGGATGGGCGTTCTCTGGGCCATCAGGTTCCTGCTGTAG
- a CDS encoding AzlC family ABC transporter permease has translation MDTTAFRRGVRDVAPLLLGIIPFGLVAGIATVNAGLGLPAAVGLSVVVFAGASQLAALELLGQNAPLTVVVATAVVINLRLLMYSASIAPYFRDFTSRWKAVLAYVLTDQAYALSVANYRSDSEADRKWYYLGVAVTLWAVWQVTTVVGALLGTGVPDAWGLEFAIPLVFLAILVPAIEDAATGVAAVVGGAIAVVGAGLPLNLGLLVASGVGITAGVLTESATGGTDGD, from the coding sequence ATGGATACCACTGCGTTCAGGCGCGGCGTTCGGGATGTTGCGCCACTTCTACTGGGGATTATCCCGTTTGGCCTCGTTGCCGGTATCGCGACGGTCAACGCCGGACTCGGACTGCCAGCCGCAGTCGGGCTATCGGTGGTCGTCTTTGCTGGCGCATCACAGCTCGCGGCGCTGGAACTGCTGGGACAGAACGCGCCGCTGACGGTAGTTGTCGCAACGGCCGTCGTCATCAACCTCCGATTGCTGATGTACTCGGCATCCATCGCGCCGTACTTTCGCGATTTCACCAGCCGGTGGAAAGCGGTGCTCGCCTACGTGCTGACCGACCAGGCGTACGCGCTGTCGGTCGCCAACTACCGGTCCGACAGCGAGGCGGACCGGAAGTGGTACTACCTCGGCGTCGCCGTGACGCTCTGGGCCGTGTGGCAGGTCACGACCGTTGTCGGAGCGCTGCTCGGCACTGGCGTCCCCGACGCCTGGGGCCTCGAATTCGCGATCCCGCTTGTCTTCCTCGCGATATTGGTTCCGGCAATCGAAGACGCGGCGACCGGCGTTGCCGCTGTCGTCGGTGGAGCCATCGCTGTCGTCGGCGCTGGGCTTCCGCTCAATCTCGGACTGCTCGTCGCGTCCGGCGTTGGTATCACTGCTGGCGTTCTCACGGAATCCGCCACGGGAGGAACTGATGGCGACTAA
- a CDS encoding deoxyhypusine synthase, translating into MSDHTDERETFHHDPIGHAEARAGMTVGELADSYGEAGIGASDIHEAVDIYSEMLDDDVTTFFGLAGAMVPTGMRAIVSELIRDGHIDVLVTTGANCTHDSIEAIGGKHHHGEVTPEGRTEREHDETLRDEGVDRIYNVYLPQEHFALFENHLRDEVFSTLEDEGAVSIQRMTEELGRANAAVNEREDVPEDAGVLAAAYENDVPVYCPAFQDSVLGLQAWMYSQTSEFTVDALADMTQITDIAYEADSAGAMVVGGGVPKNYVLQTMLVSPDAYDYAVQLTMDPSNTGGLSGATLDEARSWGKLEKDARNVSVYADATITLPLVVAAARERHSTDA; encoded by the coding sequence ATGAGCGACCACACCGACGAGCGAGAGACGTTCCATCACGACCCTATCGGACACGCGGAGGCCCGGGCCGGAATGACCGTCGGCGAACTGGCTGACAGCTACGGCGAAGCCGGCATCGGCGCGAGCGACATCCACGAAGCTGTCGACATCTACAGCGAGATGCTCGACGATGACGTGACGACCTTCTTCGGACTGGCCGGCGCGATGGTCCCCACCGGAATGCGGGCCATCGTCAGTGAACTCATCCGCGACGGTCACATCGACGTGCTGGTCACGACGGGCGCGAACTGCACCCACGACAGCATCGAGGCCATCGGCGGCAAGCACCACCACGGCGAGGTCACGCCCGAGGGACGGACGGAGCGCGAACACGACGAGACGCTCCGGGACGAGGGCGTCGACCGCATCTACAACGTCTACCTCCCACAGGAGCATTTTGCCCTGTTCGAGAACCATCTCCGGGACGAGGTGTTCTCGACGCTGGAAGACGAGGGCGCGGTTTCGATCCAGCGCATGACCGAGGAACTCGGCCGGGCAAACGCCGCGGTCAACGAGCGCGAGGACGTGCCCGAGGACGCCGGCGTGCTGGCGGCGGCCTACGAGAACGACGTACCGGTGTACTGCCCGGCCTTCCAGGACTCGGTGCTGGGCCTGCAGGCGTGGATGTACTCCCAGACCAGCGAGTTCACGGTCGACGCGCTTGCGGACATGACACAGATTACGGATATCGCGTACGAGGCCGACAGCGCCGGCGCGATGGTCGTCGGCGGTGGCGTCCCGAAGAACTACGTCCTCCAGACGATGCTCGTCTCGCCCGACGCCTACGACTACGCCGTCCAGTTGACGATGGACCCCTCGAACACCGGCGGCCTCTCCGGTGCGACGCTCGATGAGGCCCGCTCGTGGGGGAAACTTGAAAAGGACGCCCGGAATGTCTCGGTGTATGCCGACGCGACGATTACACTCCCACTGGTCGTGGCCGCGGCCCGTGAGCGCCACAGTACGGACGCGTGA
- a CDS encoding glycerophosphodiester phosphodiesterase, producing MSQYICRRAFVGGTAATLASAGLVGSATSQETDDSETTSNEADDSEHGAMTDEPTLIAHRGFAGVYPENTKLAVEAASFGGPGTQTAHRRADMIEVDVVPTADGTLVTFHDNGLAERDGGERGLTDTEGLVFETETDTVTSATVLGTGETVPTLETVMDSIPPSVAVNLEFKNPGSDDLRFAESLPDQTLSTQKELWRPYTERALDLASEYDNDILVSSFYEAALATVCDYDDSVPIAFLFWDSIEEGLEVTRRYDCDAMNVPRNMVQGTPSFNDDGYIESDLGDIDLVDIAADEDRDLNVWTVSTWYQARELVRAGVDGLISDYPSVLSVQD from the coding sequence ATGTCACAGTACATCTGTCGGCGGGCGTTTGTCGGCGGGACAGCGGCGACACTGGCAAGCGCGGGGCTCGTGGGAAGTGCAACGTCTCAGGAAACAGATGATTCTGAAACAACCAGCAACGAAGCGGACGACAGCGAGCACGGAGCGATGACTGACGAGCCGACCCTCATTGCCCACCGCGGGTTTGCCGGTGTCTACCCGGAGAACACGAAACTGGCGGTCGAGGCGGCCTCGTTCGGTGGGCCGGGAACGCAGACGGCTCACCGGCGCGCCGACATGATTGAGGTCGATGTCGTGCCAACGGCCGACGGCACGCTGGTCACTTTCCACGACAACGGGCTGGCCGAACGCGACGGCGGCGAACGTGGCCTGACAGACACTGAGGGACTCGTCTTCGAGACCGAGACCGATACCGTGACCAGCGCGACCGTTCTCGGCACTGGGGAGACGGTCCCGACGCTCGAAACAGTCATGGACTCGATTCCGCCAAGCGTTGCCGTCAATCTGGAGTTCAAAAACCCCGGCAGCGATGATCTGCGCTTTGCTGAGTCGTTGCCGGACCAGACCCTGTCGACACAGAAAGAGCTGTGGCGACCGTACACCGAGCGTGCGCTTGACCTCGCCAGCGAGTACGACAACGATATCCTCGTCTCGTCGTTCTACGAGGCCGCGCTTGCGACTGTCTGCGACTACGACGACTCGGTTCCCATCGCCTTCCTTTTCTGGGACAGCATCGAGGAGGGGCTAGAGGTCACCCGCCGTTACGACTGCGACGCGATGAACGTCCCTCGGAACATGGTTCAGGGCACGCCCTCGTTCAACGACGACGGCTACATCGAATCCGACTTAGGCGACATCGACCTCGTCGACATCGCTGCCGATGAAGACCGGGATCTGAACGTCTGGACAGTTAGTACGTGGTATCAGGCCCGGGAGCTAGTGCGGGCCGGCGTGGACGGGCTCATCTCTGATTACCCCAGCGTGCTCTCGGTTCAGGACTGA
- a CDS encoding MGMT family protein — translation MLKGRPADIASMEAPNGDAGIYARESSYLDRYVQLGEAGDRIISLSFPSQAEADAGRDHALLDRIDEYLQGTEDDFADVTVGLTVPTDQRTVLEAVREIPYGEDASVAQVARMTPDLDTDDEDDLTQVREALAANPVPLLIPDHRVRDGPSAAPPPVEQKLRAIEGL, via the coding sequence ATGTTGAAGGGGCGACCGGCCGACATCGCTAGTATGGAAGCACCGAACGGGGACGCAGGAATCTACGCCCGCGAGTCGTCGTATCTCGACCGGTACGTCCAGCTTGGAGAAGCCGGTGACCGGATCATCTCGCTATCGTTTCCGTCGCAGGCGGAGGCCGACGCTGGCAGGGACCACGCCCTGCTTGACCGTATCGACGAGTATCTTCAGGGGACCGAGGACGACTTCGCGGATGTCACCGTCGGCCTCACGGTCCCGACCGACCAGCGCACAGTGCTGGAAGCCGTCCGAGAGATTCCCTACGGTGAGGATGCCTCCGTCGCACAGGTCGCTCGCATGACTCCGGATCTGGACACTGACGACGAGGACGACCTCACGCAGGTCCGGGAAGCACTGGCCGCGAACCCCGTGCCACTGCTGATTCCGGACCATCGGGTTCGCGACGGCCCGAGTGCCGCGCCGCCGCCCGTCGAGCAGAAGCTCCGCGCTATCGAGGGGCTCTAG
- a CDS encoding CPBP family intramembrane glutamic endopeptidase — translation MPEWAAFVGLTGFLLTALLGLARLSQGAVRPDGGVSSTVDSVSMPEGDPTIPRFETRRAAAQRRQMRDTLAPSDLSTGALLANVAFTQGLFGVLLVAGAFYFEIPASAFGITAAALSTGPPALAVGIGAGVGFWVGNELAAALADGFGVAFDESLRELLAPDSVGGWIVLLGGVLPVIALVEELLFRAAAIGVPVAGLNAPAWAMAIVASVAFALGHGAQGRVGIVVTGTLGLGLAGLFIATNSFLAVVVAHYLVNALELIVHEGLGVDRLWV, via the coding sequence ATGCCCGAGTGGGCCGCGTTCGTCGGCCTGACGGGGTTTCTTTTAACCGCACTGCTCGGTCTCGCACGACTCTCACAGGGAGCCGTACGGCCCGACGGCGGCGTCTCGTCCACAGTCGACAGCGTCTCGATGCCCGAGGGAGACCCGACCATCCCGCGTTTCGAAACCCGGCGGGCAGCGGCCCAGCGGCGGCAGATGCGCGACACGCTCGCGCCGAGTGACCTCTCGACCGGGGCGTTACTTGCCAACGTCGCGTTCACACAGGGGCTGTTCGGTGTCCTGCTAGTCGCCGGGGCGTTCTACTTCGAAATCCCGGCCAGTGCGTTCGGTATTACTGCGGCCGCGCTCTCGACTGGACCGCCGGCCCTAGCTGTCGGTATCGGCGCGGGAGTCGGGTTCTGGGTGGGCAACGAACTCGCCGCCGCGCTCGCCGACGGCTTCGGTGTCGCCTTTGACGAGTCGTTGCGGGAACTACTCGCCCCGGACTCGGTCGGCGGCTGGATTGTACTGCTGGGTGGGGTCCTGCCGGTCATCGCTCTCGTCGAGGAACTGCTGTTCCGGGCGGCGGCTATCGGTGTCCCTGTAGCCGGGCTCAACGCACCGGCGTGGGCGATGGCCATCGTCGCCTCCGTCGCCTTCGCGCTGGGGCACGGCGCACAGGGCCGTGTGGGAATCGTCGTCACCGGCACGCTGGGGCTGGGACTCGCCGGCCTGTTTATCGCGACAAACAGCTTCCTCGCGGTCGTCGTCGCCCACTACCTCGTCAACGCTCTCGAACTGATTGTCCACGAGGGGCTGGGCGTCGACCGGCTCTGGGTCTAG